The nucleotide window AAGCAAACGGGTAAACAGGAAAAAGCGGCTTCGAGTTCAGCACCGAGCAGAAAGGCTCACTAACTATTAAcccagaaaaagaaaaattacataaactaacaaatcaaatcaaatcaccGCCATAACCGAAAAACTTAACATAATTTAGTGCACACACATCGATCAAAATAATGCTGTCTATGCCGAGGAAAACGGAACACACAGTCCCACATACAATTGgagaaatcaaattcaaaatcatttttatatgaaaagtGGGTCTAATGCCGAgataaatcatgaaaacctgAATTGACATTGGCATTTCGATAACATAAAACAAAGTAACAAACATCCTCGCGGCCCCTTTTAACTTGGTCATGGTCATAGACTCTCATAACCGTTTTTCCAAATAACAAGGCTGGATAGAAATTCAATGGTGTTACTCCGAGAGAGTTAGCTAGGGAGAGTGCAGGTGTGTATGTTAGGACTTTGGTGGTGGGAAGAATTGCGTACCAGCCATGAAAGCGTTGAGGGGAGCCGGGTAAAGTGAAGAAGGGTCAAAGGGGTTCCCAGCGGTGGTGGTTGCAGCTGTTATGAGGCTGAGTTGTTGTTGAGGTTCAGCTCCTCCTCCAGCGGAAGAACCCTCGGCAACAACGGCAGTAGTGTAAAGTCCTTGGGGACCTTGATCGTAGAGAATTCCCTTGAAAACATGGCCTCCGATGTTGACAGCGGTTTGATATGCATACTGTTCATCTACACTGTCTATTGCGCTAACTTTCACACACCTAAACACCGCTGATGAGCTTACTTCTGAAGGGAATTGACCCAGTTCCAACCCtaatcataatcatcataataaggacaaacaaataaaatcaaaaaagaATGCAATTAGCCCACTCTCCAACCAAAAAGGGCTCACATGGAAATTAAACCTAAATAATTTCGTCAGTTTTACTTGAAAACAGTGACGGAatttagaaatagaagaaagagagagggacAGAAAGGATAAGGACAAGCATATGAAGCTAGTAGTGTAGTTTCATTTTCACATGATATGGATCCATCATCATTCATCGGTTAGGTatagcattcttcttcttctactactactactactactgctCAATATCTCACTCACTGTactgtatataaaaataatatataataatatatgtacCTGTGGTGGTGATGGTGGGAACAGGAGGAGCGCAAGGAAGAGTGTCAAGAGCTGGATGAGTGTCTCTGTGTCGTTTAGAAGAAGTGTCTGCACTGTGCAAGTGCTGTTGCTGCAAGGCAGCGAGTTGTTGCTGTCGTTCACGGCGTTTTGCGGCAGGAACCCAAGTGCTCTTCACGTGGGTTTGGCACTGAAACCCTCGGCTCTTACAACAAGTCCTGCATCTCAGGTGAGCACAGTCTTTCTTTGCTTGGTTCCCGCAGTCCT belongs to Arachis duranensis cultivar V14167 chromosome 8, aradu.V14167.gnm2.J7QH, whole genome shotgun sequence and includes:
- the LOC110274420 gene encoding protein SHI RELATED SEQUENCE 1-like; translated protein: MAGFFSLGGRGAGPHSNKEEEGERVAEKHHQDHHNSNSLFLFRNNEEVYNKGGFEIWPQPYHQNQGFSNYYSFGVGPSTHQPRRNHNNNDNSNNNSNDEGVSFCVSDESTRFGLTMMRSSGGGGGTGSGGGGGGVNCQDCGNQAKKDCAHLRCRTCCKSRGFQCQTHVKSTWVPAAKRRERQQQLAALQQQHLHSADTSSKRHRDTHPALDTLPCAPPVPTITTTGLELGQFPSEVSSSAVFRCVKVSAIDSVDEQYAYQTAVNIGGHVFKGILYDQGPQGLYTTAVVAEGSSAGGGAEPQQQLSLITAATTTAGNPFDPSSLYPAPLNAFMAGTQFFPPPKS